The DNA segment TTTGAAGCGATAATGTTAAAGGAAGAAGGACACATAATGACAAAGGAGAGATTGTTGTTGGCTTAATACACATTGGTTCATTATGATTCAGTGACTAAACAGGATGTGTTTTGATGATGTTGGAGATAATAGATTGGTGATTGGATCCAAATTATTATGATGGAATTTCAATTTGTCAGTTTGCCTCTCTTCAAAGTTTCAATTCTAACCTAGTCACTCATCTATCTTGTGAACCTGAAATGCCCACACTTGGGTTGGACATGACTTGAAGCTGCATTTCTGATTGAAGAATGATGATCTTTCACAATGAATCGATTGGCATTTGAAATTAATATCAGGTTTCTTAAGCAAAGATAATAGCCACATGTATGCTTCCtcccttctctctctctttctctttttggtCTAAtgtcattttcttcttttgcacTCAACAAAACGTGACATTACCTAAATAATAGTATTTATCTGTTCATGCAAATTCAAatattaatgaattattttCTTATCTCTTTTTCAATATCTACGATTTAATGATACCCACATGAGGGCCATTACAATGCAACACAAATGCATCAATGCCACATAATTTAAGCATCACTCGTGCATTAATCGCTCCCGTTTCcctctaaaataaaaattcaagcaATACTTAAGattcaaaattgttttatttcatCTAAACTACAACATCAAACTCATTCAAATAAACACAAATCTAAAATTTGGTGATTCTCAGTCAATTTTAACCAATAATCAAAagtaaattacttttttattatttgttaggACTAAATTATCTTGACAATTTACAGATTTGGAAAGATTATGTATAAATATAATCTTATATTAAgcttcttatttatttatttatttaaaaacgtTGCATTCTCTTATTAAAGAGATTGATTaaacatcaaataaaatatgtagAATTTATCACAAAACCTCTGATAGGTAAGTGTTTGTTCTCTTTGTAGGGAATATTTTTCTAAAGTATTCTATATACACTACAGTCCTTTGGGTAATGattaattgaaaagaaaaaaaaatatcataaaataaaataaagacactataaaaaaaatcattaaataataattaattttaaaaataaaaaataattaattattgtatattaattcagttaaatattatttcataaactaaaaaagtattaatatttaaaataatttttattacaatcaaaatttataaactagtttctaataTAACATTAatgttttaactattaattattttatattttaatttaaaatataaagtaactAATAATTAGAATATTGATAGTTAATGTTatatttagaaactagtttataattttttattaataatagaaagtattttagattttatttattaaatagtatttaacttaataaatataataataaattatttcttatttttaaaattaatttttttatagtgaatGTTGTaacatgattaaaaaaaataaagggtaaaactatgaaaaaatgataaaattaagtAGAAGAAAATTGTTGTTGAGTGAAATTAATATATGTTTCCATTGCAAAAATAATTGATCCTACATGATATGATTGACCAGAAGTTTATTCTTTGATGAGGGAAAATGCCATGAAGGATCTTGAGAAATGGTAGTACCCTTGGTAGGTGGGGACCCCTGCAACGTGTCTCATGTTGAATGGAAACTCACTGTCACTGGTAGGTGTTGTCCCTAAACTTAATTGTATACCTCAAGGGTGTTACTCTAAATTTAGCTAACAAAAGTGTTGAACCAAATTTGAAGTGAGAAACGAAAATGGGCACTGATGCTGACTCAAATTATAACATAAATTTTGTTAAAAGTCTGAAAGGTAAATTAAAGGGTGGGAAATTGGTGATTGATGGTGAGAGGGTTTGAAATGCAGAAAATAGTGACAGAAAATGTTACAGTTGTAGAGCATGAAATAATGGATGGTTGGTAAAACAAATGATGGGTTTTTAAAACAGGGTGTTTGATTTTCTCCCCAAACAAAGGAAGTAAATTTGCCAAAATCCCCAAAAACAAGTTATTTGCTTCATCCTAAGGTGAAAGAGGGTCCCAAATATAAGTGGGAAGTGGGTGATAGAGCAGTGACAACTTTACTTAGTAGGGCACCTACCCTAATGATCATTATGGTGCCTTATAAATCTCTCAAAACATTCTTGCTTGGTAGGGCCTCATTTTCTTGTCATTTTAGAAGGACAATCTAAAGCTATTTCCTTGAAAGCAcatctctctctctttttctttccatTAGCCTCATGGAATTCAGTATCTGATTATGACAATTGAACTGCAAAATTCAACCAAAAATTAGGCAAATGGAAGCCCCATGTAGTTGAGCTTAAATTTTCTTCAGTGGTTGAAGATGATAAACAGTAAAGCAGATTTATTTTACAAGCAACATGGattggaaagaaaaagaagaaaacagcTAGGTATATCCTATTTGCCTTGTAAAGGgcaatagaattttttttttatatcaggAACTGCTTAGAACTTTTAAAAGTGCTTATGCAAGCAATTCACTGAAGAAAAGCTTAATGGTTCCTGTACTGAAAGCCAGCTTTATGAAATAGATAAAACTCTCCATAATAGACTGTCTCGTAATTGACACTTTCTGTTGCCCTAACTCTTAATTAATTAGTCTTCAGGTTGATTTTGTTATAACTTTATGCACTAATAAATAAATGGGATGAAGCAGCCCATAAATAAACTGGAACAATAATTAAGCACAGTGGACATTAATTAAGCATAACCAAAGGCAATTATATATGCTGTTGCTTCACAGGCCTTTCCTTATGGATTAGGAAAAGAGTGTCGTGTGGCAAGAGAATATATATAGAACTATGAAATGAGAAATTAAGAAATGTTATGGTAGGGAAAATTAATTGAATTGTTAAGTGATTAAATTTAGGTACCAGCTACCCCTACACGCTGTATGTTCCTTGTCAAGGTTATGTTTCATTTATTAGTTAACATCATTGTTGACATGAATCATAAAATATTGAGAACTCCAATGAAGGTAACTTATTAGGTTGAATATTTAAGCAAAAATGCAGAAGGACCAAACTATATAATTAATGCTAAAGATTTCAATATAGTACTGCTTCTGTAGATTAATTTATACCGAATCAATTAATTGTTTTGTCTTTTTAATAATTGTTCACTTTAATATCCTACTTAAAATATGAACCAATCCATCCTTTGACACGTCGCTATATGATTAGGAGTTTCTAAGTTTTTGGGACAAGGTTGTCAGATTAACACTTTCTATTTCAATTTGTTTATCTTTCTTttgtaaagaaagaaaaactatgtattatacaataataataataataaaatacatgCAACTCTGCTGTATACAGCACCACATTCAAAGCATCTTTGCAATAATTAAATCACACTAATCTGCAAACCAATTATAGAAGCAGAATATTAAAATGGTATGAGCAGAGGGAGAGATGTTTTGTTAAAGCTTTGAAACTGGATTTTTGCTAACAACCTCTGAGAAAAAGATTAGTGTGATATCTCCAGAGTATCTTTTCCAAACCTGAACTCCACTAAAACCCCCCTTTTCTTAttcacaaaattaataataaaagctATGAAATTATAAAGCTCAATGATTCATTGGGCCTAGTCAGAAGTTCACCAATGCCAACCTGGGATTCCTTTAATGTTCACatatattagtaaaaaaatGATGTTTGCTCTGAAAGGGGTGGTTATAACTTCTAACTTGGAACCTCTACAATTCATAATGTTTTTTCCCTTGGATTTTTCTATCCCATTTAGTAAAAAACGGCACAGAAGCTTCCACTTTTGGTGAACCAAAGAAAGTTAcagagaaaaagacaaagaaaatgCCAGAACCTATGGTTGACCACAGCTCAAATTAACCAAATGTCTTCATCATTCAAATTAGAATTAtgattttaagataaaaataatggTCCCACTAACACAGCTGGTTAGCAACACAAGACTAGATTACGCCATTTAGGAGAAGGTTAATTGACATGACCTATAATAAGATTTTAATAAAGTCCCACGAAAATTCTTTGTGGGTTGATGTGATGTGTGAATTATATAAAGCGTACAATAATAGAGAAAGTGAAAAGGAATAATCATAATAGCGGGTAGTAGAAAAACTCCTTTAATTAGCACTATATCTTACAATTGGTGCTGTAATAATAAGAATTTGCACCAAGAGAATACAGAATCGATCCTAAAGATTTTACAGTGAAtagttgtaaaaaaaattgaaaagaactGCCCCTGaggattaaaaattaaaatcatggAAAGGGTAAGAAAATAAATGGCTACATAAGGACAAAAGAGGGTTCTATTATACCTACTTATCATAATAATGGCTTAATAATTCAAGGGGTCGTTCAAATTAAATCTCTTCTTGTTGTGTACAGAAGCACTCTTCCTATTCCTCCGAGCTTCAATTCAGGCGTAATGAATGGTGATCAGAGCTTAACTTTCATAGGGGTACTTGATTTGAGCCTACATTGGACAAAAACAATTAACATAAACATCAATTTGAGGGGCCTAATGAAAACGATGTGTTATATTAACATTTGTTGCTTTTGCTTTATTAGTTACCATTGAAACTCTGAGATTGTATTGGTGTTTTCCTATTTGCAGTTTGGCCAAATCCCATCTGAACAATGGTGTGGAGGTCATCTTCAGAGAATGTTATTGGATACTGGAAATAATTGGATAAGAAGAATTAGAAAAAGTGTAACAAGACTTTAACAAAAAATATGACACTTTTTTTCTGAAGAGAAACTTGAAGGAATTGATTACCTGAGAGGCACCTTCATTAAAGGCATTTAGGTGAGGTAACTGCATGCCAAGGTTTTGGCACAAACCAGTATCTAATGGGTCCACTGAGGTGTGGGACACAGTTCCATTAGGAATGTTACTGTGGATTGCTGGGTTTTGCTGAGGGTGTTGCCCATAAAAGGCTGGTGCTGAGGAATCTAGTGGGAATATTGGGTGTGCCAAAGAATTATTTGATTGAAATATCTGAAATCACCAAAAAGCCAACAAATCCCAATTCAGGAAAAaagcaataatttttttagttaaaaaagcAAACCCATTGTCTAGAGCCCTGAAACTTACATCTTTCGAGATTAGACTCTCAATACTAAAATCCAGCCTGGTGTTAACAGAAGCCAACTTCATAGACAGAAACTGCAACAGCAAAAGGCATTCTTAATGACCAAGAAATCTTTAACATTATTGTGGCCATCATTTCATATGCTTATTGGCTAAGACTGGTTTACCTCAACTTGGCGCTGCAATGACTGGACATAGTTTATAATTTCATCAAGCATAAGTGCTTTACCTGTGACCTGTAACAAATAGTTCATAACCAAATTAGTTAAGGAATAAATTCAAAACCAACCTAATTGTTTGCATTTTGATTTAGCTTATCAGCACATGCACCTTATTGCAACCTGGGACAAGATCTTGGAGAAGCTTCATTCTTTCGCTGATTTTCTCCCTCCGGACCTATTTCAAAATCAGTTCACACAATGTCAAAATAAAAGGCTACACATGCTTGTGTCTTTCAGAGAGACAAAATGTCTGCCTCTTACTCTTTCTGCAAGACTATGACTGTCAGTGGCTTGACCTCTTCTTGCTCTGACATGAATGTAATCCTTTGGTGCCTCTGGAGGTTTTGAGTTACTCCTGTTCTGTTTGTCATCATTTGCATTGCTAGTTACCCCTTTGGACTCTTCCTCTGCCTTCACTTGCCCATTTTCATTCCCTTCACCCTCCTCAGCCTTGCTGCGCTTTGCATTTGAATCTTCACTAGCTTCAGCAGCCTGAAGTGAAAGACCCTTTGGGATTTAGGAAATGAAGTGCCCCTTGAATCAAAAGTgtaaaacaaaacaattttgGCATAAAAAGTACTTACCGTAGGGGGGTTGGTGGGGGTTGAAGTTTCCTTGGCTTTTCCTTTGGATggaccttttctttttctagaATTCGCATAAGGGGAAGGTTTCACCCCATTGTCCCCATTTGGAATTTGTTCTGAGATTGTTGATTCCTCTTGAGAATTGGCCACTTCCATTTGGTCTTGCAATGGAGAATTATTGTTCTCCTGGGCACTCATTTGAGATCCAAGCACTTTGAGAGATGGACTACTTGAGACTCTAGGGAGCTTCCCATTTTCCACCAATGGAGAAGATCTGTGAGTCAACTCAGGATTGTTGGGGCCCAATTGGGTGGTCCTGCCATTGAAACTCCTACTTCCAAAGCAAGAAAATTTTGCAGCCCTCTCAGCAAAGCCGGGATCAGCTGAGAATTCTGCCACAGTGGAATTCAAGGACATTGACGTCCCCAAACTGGGGGGCACGCCCTCTTTTACCATGTGATTCATCATTGAGGGGATCTTGTTCATGTTCACCTTTGGAGGAGAACTCAAAGGGGTGCTGTAACATGAAGTGTTGGTGCTGTTATTGCCATTGATGTAGGAAGACGCACCAAGCAAAGGCTGAGAATGAGGCGAGATCTCATCAgagccaccaccaccaccaatgTTTCCCAGTTTCCCAATCAACTCCCTGATGACAAAATTGTCACTTGACATGTTGGAATTGGAAGCTGCAGGAGAAGACACCATGGAACTGAGGGCAGAATCAAACTGAACAGCATGATCCGTTGACTTGTCCCATGATGGTGTATAAAAGCAATCCTGCGTCCGGTCGGTTGAAGAATTCAAAAGTTGAACATC comes from the Phaseolus vulgaris cultivar G19833 chromosome 8, P. vulgaris v2.0, whole genome shotgun sequence genome and includes:
- the LOC137825717 gene encoding transcription factor bHLH62-like; protein product: MENHFFLNAAVPPQLHFHPSPPPCPPSWHSLSSPMDVQLLNSSTDRTQDCFYTPSWDKSTDHAVQFDSALSSMVSSPAASNSNMSSDNFVIRELIGKLGNIGGGGGSDEISPHSQPLLGASSYINGNNSTNTSCYSTPLSSPPKVNMNKIPSMMNHMVKEGVPPSLGTSMSLNSTVAEFSADPGFAERAAKFSCFGSRSFNGRTTQLGPNNPELTHRSSPLVENGKLPRVSSSPSLKVLGSQMSAQENNNSPLQDQMEVANSQEESTISEQIPNGDNGVKPSPYANSRKRKGPSKGKAKETSTPTNPPTAAEASEDSNAKRSKAEEGEGNENGQVKAEEESKGVTSNANDDKQNRSNSKPPEAPKDYIHVRARRGQATDSHSLAERVRREKISERMKLLQDLVPGCNKVTGKALMLDEIINYVQSLQRQVEFLSMKLASVNTRLDFSIESLISKDIFQSNNSLAHPIFPLDSSAPAFYGQHPQQNPAIHSNIPNGTVSHTSVDPLDTGLCQNLGMQLPHLNAFNEGASQYPITFSEDDLHTIVQMGFGQTANRKTPIQSQSFNGSNQVPL